Genomic DNA from Corynebacterium kroppenstedtii:
ATGCAAATAAGAACGGATCCGACGACAGCAAGAGGAACGTTTCGACGCGGATTACTCGTTTCGCCGGCCAATTCGATGCCTTGTCGAAAGCCCAAGAAAGAAAAGACGATTCCGGAAGTTGCAATGGCAGTGAAAACACCGTGCCAACCGTGGGAGAAAAAGCCCTCACCCGCGGTGAAATTGCCACCGTGAAAACCGAGTGCGACAAAGGAAACAATGACCAGGCTGATAATCCCTAGTGTCCACCACACTAATACGTTATTGATACGACTGAACCAACGGATTCCGAAGTAATTGATGACGACGAATACGGCCATGAGCAGTATCGCAAGCACGATTCCTAGCGGCGTGAGCGTGTGCACAGTCTGCCCGCCGACCACATGCTCATGCGTGAACGGGCCGTATTTCGTGGCGTAAGTGAGCGCGCCCATGACTTCGATCGGAGGAAGTGCGAGCGCCGCAATCCAGTTGATCCAGCCGGTCATATATGAAGCGAAACCACCGAATACGACATGCGGGTAGCGCACAACCCCTCCCGAAAGGGGAAACATGGTGCCGAGCTCTGCGTAGCACAGGGCAATAAAAAGGATCATGATCCCGCCGAGTGCCCAAGAAATTATTGCCGACGGACCTGCCGCTTGAGCAGCCACCATTGATCCAAACAACCATCCGGAACCAATGATGGATCCAACACTAGCGAACAAAAGGCCAATACTGCCGACCCCTCGGTGCAAGGAATGGCCTGCTTGTGGGTTGGTGGTGCTGTCCGTGGCTGTCCCGGTGTGGGTTAGGTTTCCGCGTGTTCGTGCGGACGTTGCTTTGGCGGTGGTTCGGCTGCGAACAAATCCCGCCATTTTTGGTGTGACCTCAGGCGATGCCATCTCGGTCTCCCTTCGCTTGAACAATTAATTGTTCGTTACGCTAGACCTTTACGGAATGATTCTTAGTATCGGAAACAATAATTTAATATTTCTTTGCATTTTTGCTGGTGGAGTAGGTGTGAGTAACGAAACGGAAATAAAACACGGGGATTATGTGGACCTGTGTGTCGACGAGGAAGTTGTGGGCGAAATATAAGCCCATGGCGGGGTGTCACTAGGTAATTTCGCTTGTTAACCTGGAGTGACGTGCCCGTTATGTGGCGTAGTGGTGTAGTGGCGTAGTGGCCCTTGCCGCGTCCGAGTTTGTGCAACCTGCCGATGTACACAGGTAGCGGCGTGGTGGGCGTGTGTGATGTGCCGGGAAAATTTGTCGACGTCGTGTTCCGTGTGATCATGCGTGAGATACAGTTCCTGCCCGGTGTCAGGTTCCCCTAGGTGCTTCGCTTCGTGTAGCAATCTTGCGGGGGGATATGGCTGGTGCGGTAAAACTGCGGGGGGATATTGCAGATTTTTGGCCATTTTCCAGGCATATACCCCCGCTTTTCTCGAGAAAACCGCATATTCCCCCCGCAGTTTTAGTACGTCGAAGGCGTCCGCGATCCGAATTTGAGTCCATCGGCGAAATATGACCGCGGGCGGTTTAAAAATCGACGGTGAGGTCACGTTCCCACCTAGGGGTGAGGTCATGCTCCCACCCAGGTAGGTCCTTCGGTCCATCCTTCTGTGCGCCCAGGTAAGCAAATCGGGGACACCGTGTCGCAGAAATGTTGACGACACTCATGGGGAGGGGTACGTTTGCTGTCAATACAAAGACCGCTCAGTCTACTTTAGGCGAACGGAACTCAGACAAAGTAGTGCGAAGGCGAACCCATGGAAGCAATCATTATTTTTCTCCTGATTGGCGTCGGTGCGCAGCTGGTCAAGGGAAGCATGGGCATGGCTTATGGGGTTACCTCAACAACGCTGCTGGTGTTCACCGGTGTGCAGGCGGCAACGGCGTCGGCAATTGTTCACCTCGTTGAGGTGGGCACCACCCTTGCGCTGGGGCTTAGCCATTGGAAAATGGGAAATGTCGACTGGAAACTGGCCTTATCGCTGGGGGCACCAGGTGCGTTCGGAGCATTTGTTGGCGCACGTGTCCTTGGCCAGGCAAGCGCCTCAGCAGCACGTCCGGTGACCGCCGCGATTCTCGTCGCCTTGGGGACGTTCATCGTTTTGCGATTCATCGGACTCGTCACGATTCAAGCGAAGACAGTGTGGGGACCGAAACGCCTCGGCGTCCTTGGTTTGCTGGTCGGCGGTCTGGATGCCACGGGCGGCGGTGGCTGGGGGACGATGACTACGTCGACGCTGATGGCGGCCGGGAAACGGGAGCCGAGGCGGATAGTTGGTACGGTCCTGGCCGCGCAATTCCTCGTCGCAACTGCGGCGACGCTGGGCTTCATCCCCGTGCTGAGTAGAGAAGTTGAGCACCATGCCGCGCCGGCATTAGGCCTGTTCATCGGCGGGATTGTTACCGCTCCGTTCGCCGCGTGGCTTGCTGGAAAAGTCAATGCGTCGGTTCTCGGCGGTGCGGTCGGTGTGCTGCTTGTCGGGCTGAATGTCAAGGTTTTATTTGATGCTTTCGGCGTTGGCCACGCGTCTCAGTGGGAGGCGGTCGCCTTAGCTGCTGGTTTTGGGATGATTGCAGGCAACTGGGCCCGGCTATACGCCCAATCTCGAGAGGAAAAGTCCAGTTCAGAAGTGTTTTCGACCCATAATGGCGCTGGCTCACGTAGGGGATCTACCTCGCGTTACCCCGAGTCTGGCGTGCACACGGATGTACATGGGGCAGAAGTGATCACGACAGGAACTGATGTCACACCTGATCGGACATCTAGTGCAGTTTCAGGGGCGCGATGTCCTTAAAAAGTTGAAGAAATAGACAGAGCAGTCTAGAATTTGGCCACAATTAAAAACAGCTTGGTCTATCACTAGGGGATCGACTGGGACTTGAAGGTTATGCAGTGCGCTGGTTGCGTTAAACCCCGTTTATCAGGTGAAACAGACTCCGGTGAGGCACATAATAACTGCTTCGCAAATGAAGCGTTGTGATGGTCCTTCCGTAGCGAAGCCAGAACAATCACCGTGCTTGGGATGGTGGACTACTAATCGCACCTTCTCGACCAACGGGTAGCTGACGCCTCACGTCACTCCGTCGCCGGCGAGTCCCTAACAATTGTTGCCGTATGAAGATCACGTAGTAATGGCCAGATAGCGAGAATGCTGTCCAACCAGGACTACAGCCAACGGTGTTCGATCCGATAGCCCTCGCGACGTGAAATTCCGAATTCTTAACGCAATCCAATTAATCCACTTTCTCGCCACAACCCAACGAAGGACAAACCAGTGACAACTCCCACCCGTAATGAAACAACTCAGAACGATTCTTCCGTTACCAGCGTTAATGATTCACCCCGTGCCCAGAGACCGGGTGAGCGGGCTACCCGGGGGCAG
This window encodes:
- a CDS encoding sulfite exporter TauE/SafE family protein, encoding MEAIIIFLLIGVGAQLVKGSMGMAYGVTSTTLLVFTGVQAATASAIVHLVEVGTTLALGLSHWKMGNVDWKLALSLGAPGAFGAFVGARVLGQASASAARPVTAAILVALGTFIVLRFIGLVTIQAKTVWGPKRLGVLGLLVGGLDATGGGGWGTMTTSTLMAAGKREPRRIVGTVLAAQFLVATAATLGFIPVLSREVEHHAAPALGLFIGGIVTAPFAAWLAGKVNASVLGGAVGVLLVGLNVKVLFDAFGVGHASQWEAVALAAGFGMIAGNWARLYAQSREEKSSSEVFSTHNGAGSRRGSTSRYPESGVHTDVHGAEVITTGTDVTPDRTSSAVSGARCP